The following DNA comes from Terriglobales bacterium.
CGCGCCACGGCATGCTCCAGGTCGGCGCTGCTGAGCGCCACCATGCGTGCCGCGATGCGGATGGGACGGTCGCCGCCCAGGCGTTCGCAGCGTTTTTCCTCGACCACGCGCAGGAGCTTGGCCTGGATGGCAAGCGAGAGCGCCGCCACCTCGTCGAGCACGATGCTGCCCGCCTCCGCCATCTCCAGCCGCCCGCGCTTCATCTGCGTGGCCCCGGTGAAGGCTCCGCGCTCGTAGCCGAACAGTTCGCTCTCCACCAGTTCCGGCGGCAGGCTGGCGCAATCGATCTTCACCAGCGGCTCGGCGCGCCCGGCGGAAAGATAGTGCAGCAGGGTGGCCAGCAGGTCCTTGCCGGTGCCGCTTTCCCCGCGGATCAGGACGGTGGAAGAACTCGCGGCCACGCGCTTGGCCTGCTCCAGCAGGTGCAGGGACTTGGGATCGGCGGCGATCCAGTTGTGCAGGACTTCAGGGGAAGCGTCCGCGCTGCGGCCGTCGCGCGGCATGGCGCTCAGCGCCTCCGGCGGGATGCCGCTTTGCGCGGCTTGGCGGCGCGCCGCGCCCCGGCCCGGGCCCGCGGTGCTGCCGCCTTCAGCGTCGCCGGGTCCAGCCGCCGCGCCGACTTCCACAGCCGCTCCAGGTCGTAGTAGCTGCGCGCGCGCTCGCTGAACACGTGCACCACGAAGTCCACGTAGTCCAGCAACACCCACTCGGCCTGCTGGTAGCCTTCGACGTGGGTCGGCCGCAATCCGGCCTTCTTGAGCTTCTCCTCCACCTCGTCGGAGATGGCCTGGATCTGGCGCGGGTTCAGCCCCGTGCACAAGACGAAATAGTCGGTGAAGGCCGAGGCCGCCGCGTCCATCTCCAGGACGGTCAGGTTTTCAGCTTTCTTCGATTGGCAGGCGGCGATGGCTTGGGTGACTTGGCGGCGAATCTGCGCAGTGCTCATTCGTTTCGGATTGTTCCGCAGCCAGTATAAGCCACCGAGACACAGAGGCACAGAGAACGCCTGAAGCGGCTCACACGTGTTCCCGCAGTTCTATGGATTCAATGACTCAATGATTCACGGATTCAATCGGAGCGGGGCTACCGCCGGTACAGACTCGCCCTCTTGATGTACTTC
Coding sequences within:
- a CDS encoding sigma-54 dependent transcriptional regulator, whose amino-acid sequence is MPRDGRSADASPEVLHNWIAADPKSLHLLEQAKRVAASSSTVLIRGESGTGKDLLATLLHYLSAGRAEPLVKIDCASLPPELVESELFGYERGAFTGATQMKRGRLEMAEAGSIVLDEVAALSLAIQAKLLRVVEEKRCERLGGDRPIRIAARMVALSSADLEHAVARHSFREDLFYRLNVIPLVIPPLRERPADIRPLALHFLKTLAETHRRPGMRLAPATLEALERYSFPGNARELRNLIERAVVYGASPEIQPEDLPAVVREGRERRMTLEEMERAYIAEVLDAARGKKSRAAEILGISRKTLLEKRKKYGLD
- the rsfS gene encoding ribosome silencing factor, with amino-acid sequence MSTAQIRRQVTQAIAACQSKKAENLTVLEMDAAASAFTDYFVLCTGLNPRQIQAISDEVEEKLKKAGLRPTHVEGYQQAEWVLLDYVDFVVHVFSERARSYYDLERLWKSARRLDPATLKAAAPRARAGARRAAKPRKAASRRRR